The proteins below are encoded in one region of Homo sapiens chromosome 8, GRCh38.p14 Primary Assembly:
- the GPAA1 gene encoding GPI-anchor transamidase component GPAA1 has translation MGLLSDPVRRRALARLVLRLNAPLCVLSYVAGIAWFLALVFPPLTQRTYMSENAMGSTMVEEQFAGGDRARAFARDFAAHRKKSGALPVAWLERTMRSVGLEVYTQSFSRKLPFPDETHERYMVSGTNVYGILRAPRAASTESLVLTVPCGSDSTNSQAVGLLLALAAHFRGQIYWAKDIVFLVTEHDLLGTEAWLEAYHDVNVTGMQSSPLQGRAGAIQAAVALELSSDVVTSLDVAVEGLNGQLPNLDLLNLFQTFCQKGGLLCTLQGKLQPEDWTSLDGPLQGLQTLLLMVLRQASGRPHGSHGLFLRYRVEALTLRGINSFRQYKYDLVAVGKALEGMFRKLNHLLERLHQSFFLYLLPGLSRFVSIGLYMPAVGFLLLVLGLKALELWMQLHEAGMGLEEPGGAPGPSVPLPPSQGVGLASLVAPLLISQAMGLALYVLPVLGQHVATQHFPVAEAEAVVLTLLAIYAAGLALPHNTHRVVSTQAPDRGWMALKLVALIYLALQLGCIALTNFSLGFLLATTMVPTAALAKPHGPRTLYAALLVLTSPAATLLGSLFLWRELQEAPLSLAEGWQLFLAALAQGVLEHHTYGALLFPLLSLGLYPCWLLFWNVLFWK, from the exons ATGGGCCTCCTGTCGGACCCGGTTCGCCGGCGCGCGCTCGCCCGCCTAGTGCTGCGCCTCAACGCGCCGTTGTG CGTGCTGAGCTACGTGGCGGGCATCGCCTGGTTCTTGGCGCTGGTTTTCCCGCCGCTGACCCAGCGCACTTACATGTCGGAGAACGCCATGGGCTCCACCATGGTGGAGGAGCAGTTTGCGGGCGGAGACCGTGCCCGGGCTTTTGCCCGGGACTTCGCCGCCCACCGCAAGAAGTCGGG GGCTCTGCCAGTGGCCTGGCTTGAACGGACGATGCGGTCAGTAGGGCTGGAGGTCTACACGCAGAGTTTCTCCCGGAAACTGCCCTTCCCAGATGAGACCCACGAGCGCTAT ATGGTGTCGGGCACCAACGTGTACGGCATCCTGCGGGCCCCGCGTGCTGCCAGCACCGAGTCGCTTGTGCTCACCGTGCCCTGTGGCTCTGACTCTACCAACAGCCAGGCTGTGGGGCTGCTGCTGGCACTGGCTGCCCACTTCCGGG GGCAGATTTATTGGGCCAAAGATATCGTCTTCCTGGTAACAGAACATGACCTTCTGGGCACTGAGGCTTGGCTTGAAGCCTACCACGATGTCAATGTCACTG GCATGCAGTCGTCTCCCCTGCAGGGCCGAGCTGGGGCCATTCAGGCAGCCGTGGCCCTGGAGCTGAGCAGTGATGTGGTCACCAGCCTCGATGTGGCCGTGGAGGGGCTTAACGGGCAGCTGCCCAACCTTGACCTGCTCAATCTCTTCCAGACCTTCTGCCAGAAAGGGGGCCTGTTGTGCACGCTTCAGGGCAAG CTGCAGCCCGAGGACTGGACATCATTGGATGGACCGCTGCAGGGCCTGCAGACACTGCTGCTCATGGTTCTGCGGCAGGCCTCCGGCCGCCCCCACGGCTCCCATGGCCTCTTCCTGCGCTACCGTGTGGAGGCCCTAACCCTGCGTGGCATCAATAGCTTCCGCCAGTACAAGTATGACCTGGTGGCAGTGGGCAA GGCTTTGGAGGGCATGTTCCGCAAGCTCAACCACCTCCTGGAGCGCCTGCACCAGTCCTTCTTCCTCTACTTGCTCCCCGGCCTCTCCCGCTTCGTCTCCATCGGCCTCTACATGCCCGCTGTCGGCTTCTTGCTCCTGGTCCTTGGTCTCAAG GCTCTGGAACTGTGGATGCAGCTGCATGAGGCTGGAATGGGCCTTGAGGAGCCCGGGGGTGCCCCTGGCCCCAGTGTACCCCTTCCCCCATCACAG GGTGTGGGGCTGGCCTCGCTCGTGGCACCTCTGCTGATCTCACAGGCCATGGGACTGGCCCTCTATGTCCTGCCAGTGCTGGGCCAACACGTTGCCACCCAGCACTTCCCAGTggcagaggctgaggctgtggtGCTGACACTGCTGGCGATTTATGCagctggcctggccctgccccacaATACCCACCG GGTGGTAAGCACACAGGCCCCAGACAGGGGCTGGATGGCACTGAAGCTGGTAGCCCTGATCTACCTAGCACTGCAGCTGGGCTGCATCGCCCTCACCAACTTCTCACTGGGCTTCCTGCTGGCCACCACCATGGTGCCCACTGCTGCGCTTGCCAAGCCTCATGGGCCCCG GACCCTCTATGCTGCCCTGCTGGTGCTGACCAGCCCGGCAGCCACGCTCCTTGGCAGCCTGTTCCTGTGGCGGGAGCTGCAGGAGGCGCCACTGTCACTGGCCGAGGGCTGGCAGCTCTTCCTGGCAGCGCTAGCCCAGGGTGTGCTGGAGCACCACACCTACGGCGCCCTGCTCTTCCCACTGCTGTCCCTGGGCCTCTACCCCTGCTGGCTGCTTTTCTGGAATGTGCTCTTCTGGAAGTGA
- the CYC1 gene encoding cytochrome c1, heme protein, mitochondrial precursor has product MAAAAASLRGVVLGPRGAGLPGARARGLLCSARPGQLPLRTPQAVALSSKSGLSRGRKVMLSALGMLAAGGAGLAMALHSAVSASDLELHPPSYPWSHRGLLSSLDHTSIRRGFQVYKQVCASCHSMDFVAYRHLVGVCYTEDEAKELAAEVEVQDGPNEDGEMFMRPGKLFDYFPKPYPNSEAARAANNGALPPDLSYIVRARHGGEDYVFSLLTGYCEPPTGVSLREGLYFNPYFPGQAIAMAPPIYTDVLEFDDGTPATMSQIAKDVCTFLRWASEPEHDHRKRMGLKMLMMMALLVPLVYTIKRHKWSVLKSRKLAYRPPK; this is encoded by the exons ATGGCGGCAGCTGCGGCTTCGCTTCGCGGGGTAGTGTTGGGCCCGCGGGGCGCGGGGCTCCCGGGCGCGCGTGCCCGGGGTCTGCTGTGCAGCGCGCGTCCCGGGCAGCTCCCGCTACGGACACCTCAG GCAGTGGCCTTGTCGTCGAAGTCTGGCCTTTCCCGAGGCCGGAAAGTGATGCTGTCAGCGCTGGGCATGCTGGCGGCAGGGGGTGCGGGGCTGGCCATGGCTCTGCATTCGGCTGTGAGTGCCAGTGACCTGGAGCTGCACCCCCCCAGCTATCCGTGGTCTCACCGTGGCCTCCTCTCTTCCTTGGACCACACCAG cATCCGGAGGGGTTTCCAGGTATATAAGCAGGTGTGCGCCTCCTGCCACAGCATGGACTTCGTGGCCTACCGCCACCTGGTGGGCGTGTGCTACACGGAGGATGAAGCTAAGGAGCTGGCTGCGGAG GTGGAGGTTCAAGACGGCCCCAATGAAGATGGGGAGATGTTCATGCGGCCAGGGAAGCTGTTCGACTATTTCCCAAAACCATACCCCAACAGTGAGGCTGCTCGAGCTGCCAACAACGGAGCATTGCCCCCTGACCTCAGCTACATCGTGCGAGCTAG gcatggtggtgaggACTACGTCTTCTCCCTGCTCACGGGCTACTGCGAGCCACCCACCGGGGTGTCACTGCGGGAAGGTCTCTACTTCAACCCCTACTTTCCTGGCCAGGCCATTGCCATGGCCCCTCCCATCTACACAGATGTCTTAGAGTTTGACGATG GCACCCCAGCTACCATGTCCCAGATAGCCAAGGATGTGTGCACCTTCCTGCGCTGGGCATCTGAGCCAGAGCACGACCATCGAAAACGCATGGGGCTCAAG ATGTTGATGATGATGGCTCTGCTGGTGCCCCTGGTCTACACCATAAAGCGGCACAAGTGGTCAGTCCTGAAGAGTCGGAAGCTGGCATATCGGCCGCCCAAGTGA
- the SHARPIN gene encoding sharpin isoform X1: MAPPAGGAAAAASDLGSAAVLLAVHAAVRPLGAGPDAEAQLRRLQLSADPERPGRFRLELLGAGPGAVNLEWPLESVSYTIRGPTQHELQPPPGGPGTLSLHFLNPQEAQRWAVLVRGATVEGQNGSKSNSPPALGPEACPVSLPSPPEASTLKGPPPEADLPRSPGNLTEREELAGSLARAIAGGDEKGAAQVAAVLAQHRVALSVQLQEACFPPGPIRLQVTLEDAASAASAASSAHVALQVHPHCTVAALQEQVFSELGFPPAVQRWVIGRCLCVPERSLASYGVRQDGDPAFLYLLSAPREAPATGPSPQHPQKMDGELGRLFPPSLGLPPGPQPAASSLPSPLQPSWSCPSCTFINAPDRPGCEMCSTQRPCTWDPLAAAST; encoded by the exons ATGGCGCCGCCAGCgggcggggcggcggcggcggcctcgGACTTGGGCTCCGCCGCAGTGCTCTTGGCTGTGCACGCCGCGGTGAGGCCGCTGGGCGCCGGGCCAGACGCCGAGGCACAGCTGCGGAGGCTGCAGCTGAGCGCGGACCCTGAGCGGCCTGGGCGCTTCCGGCTGGAGCTGCTGGGCGCGGGACCTGGGGCG GTTAATTTGGAGTGGCCCCTGGAGTCAGTTTCCTACACCATCCGAGGCCCCACCCAGCACGAGCTACAGCCTCCACCAGGAGGGCCTGGAACCCTCAGCCTGCACTTCCTCAACCCTCAGGAAGCTCAGCGGTGGGCAGTCCTAGTCCGAGGTGCCACCGTGGAAGGACAGAATG GCAGCAAGAGCAACTCACCACCAGCCTTGGGCCCAGAAGCATGCCCTGTCTCCCTGCCCAGTCCCCCGGAAGCCTCCACACTCAAGGGCCCTCCACCTGAGGCAGATCTTCCTAGGAGCCCTGGAAACTTGACGGAGAGAG AAGAGCTGGCAGGGAGCCTGGCCCGGGCTATTGCAGGTGGAGACGAGAAGGGGGCAGCCCAAGTGGCAGCCGTCCTGGCCCAGCATCGTGTGGCCCTGAGTGTTCAGCTTCAGGAGGCCTGCTTCCCACCTGGCCCCATCAG GCTGCAGGTCACACTTGAAGACGCTGCCTCTGCCGCATCCGCCGCGTCCTCTGCACACGTTGCCCTGCAGGTCCACCCCCACTGCACTGTTGCAGCTCTCCAGGAGCAG GTGTTCTCAGAGCTCGGTTTCCCGCCAGCCGTGCAACGCTGGGTCATCGGACGGTGCCTGTGTGTGCCTGAGCGCAGCCTTGCCTCTTACGGGGTTCGGCAGGATGGGGACCCTGCTTTCCTCTACTTGCTGTCAGCTCCTCGAGAAGCCCCAG CCACAGGACCTAGCCCTCAGCACCCCCAGAAGATGGACGGGGAACTTGGACGCTTGTTTCCCCCATCATTGGGGCTACCCCCAGGCCCCCAGCCAGCTGCCTCCAGCCTGCCCAGTCCACTCCAG CCCAGCTGGTCCTGTCCTTCCTGCACCTTCATCAATGCCCCAGACCGCCCTGGCTGTGAGATGTGTAGCACCCAGAGGCCCTGCACTTGGGACCCCCTTGCTGCAGCTTCCACCTAG
- the SHARPIN gene encoding sharpin isoform X2 yields the protein MAPPAGGAAAAASDLGSAAVLLAVHAAVRPLGAGPDAEAQLRRLQLSADPERPGRFRLELLGAGPGAVNLEWPLESVSYTIRGPTQHELQPPPGGPGTLSLHFLNPQEAQRWAVLVRGATVEGQNGSKSNSPPALGPEACPVSLPSPPEASTLKGPPPEADLPRSPGNLTEREELAGSLARAIAGGDEKGAAQVAAVLAQHRVALSVQLQEACFPPGPIRLQVTLEDAASAASAASSAHVALQVHPHCTVAALQEQVFSELGFPPAVQRWVIGRCLCVPERSLASYGVRQDGDPAFLYLLSAPREAPGPSPQHPQKMDGELGRLFPPSLGLPPGPQPAASSLPSPLQPSWSCPSCTFINAPDRPGCEMCSTQRPCTWDPLAAAST from the exons ATGGCGCCGCCAGCgggcggggcggcggcggcggcctcgGACTTGGGCTCCGCCGCAGTGCTCTTGGCTGTGCACGCCGCGGTGAGGCCGCTGGGCGCCGGGCCAGACGCCGAGGCACAGCTGCGGAGGCTGCAGCTGAGCGCGGACCCTGAGCGGCCTGGGCGCTTCCGGCTGGAGCTGCTGGGCGCGGGACCTGGGGCG GTTAATTTGGAGTGGCCCCTGGAGTCAGTTTCCTACACCATCCGAGGCCCCACCCAGCACGAGCTACAGCCTCCACCAGGAGGGCCTGGAACCCTCAGCCTGCACTTCCTCAACCCTCAGGAAGCTCAGCGGTGGGCAGTCCTAGTCCGAGGTGCCACCGTGGAAGGACAGAATG GCAGCAAGAGCAACTCACCACCAGCCTTGGGCCCAGAAGCATGCCCTGTCTCCCTGCCCAGTCCCCCGGAAGCCTCCACACTCAAGGGCCCTCCACCTGAGGCAGATCTTCCTAGGAGCCCTGGAAACTTGACGGAGAGAG AAGAGCTGGCAGGGAGCCTGGCCCGGGCTATTGCAGGTGGAGACGAGAAGGGGGCAGCCCAAGTGGCAGCCGTCCTGGCCCAGCATCGTGTGGCCCTGAGTGTTCAGCTTCAGGAGGCCTGCTTCCCACCTGGCCCCATCAG GCTGCAGGTCACACTTGAAGACGCTGCCTCTGCCGCATCCGCCGCGTCCTCTGCACACGTTGCCCTGCAGGTCCACCCCCACTGCACTGTTGCAGCTCTCCAGGAGCAG GTGTTCTCAGAGCTCGGTTTCCCGCCAGCCGTGCAACGCTGGGTCATCGGACGGTGCCTGTGTGTGCCTGAGCGCAGCCTTGCCTCTTACGGGGTTCGGCAGGATGGGGACCCTGCTTTCCTCTACTTGCTGTCAGCTCCTCGAGAAGCCCCAG GACCTAGCCCTCAGCACCCCCAGAAGATGGACGGGGAACTTGGACGCTTGTTTCCCCCATCATTGGGGCTACCCCCAGGCCCCCAGCCAGCTGCCTCCAGCCTGCCCAGTCCACTCCAG CCCAGCTGGTCCTGTCCTTCCTGCACCTTCATCAATGCCCCAGACCGCCCTGGCTGTGAGATGTGTAGCACCCAGAGGCCCTGCACTTGGGACCCCCTTGCTGCAGCTTCCACCTAG
- the SHARPIN gene encoding sharpin isoform X3 → MAPPAGGAAAAASDLGSAAVLLAVHAAVRPLGAGPDAEAQLRRLQLSADPERPGRFRLELLGAGPGAVNLEWPLESVSYTIRGPTQHELQPPPGGPGTLSLHFLNPQEAQRWAVLVRGATVEGQNGSKSNSPPALGPEACPVSLPSPPEASTLKGPPPEADLPRSPGNLTEREELAGSLARAIAGGDEKGAAQVAAVLAQHRVALSVQLQEACFPPGPIRLQVTLEDAASAASAASSAHVALQVHPHCTVAALQEQVFSELGFPPAVQRWVIGRCLCVPERSLASYGVRQDGDPAFLYLLSAPREAPAQLVLSFLHLHQCPRPPWL, encoded by the exons ATGGCGCCGCCAGCgggcggggcggcggcggcggcctcgGACTTGGGCTCCGCCGCAGTGCTCTTGGCTGTGCACGCCGCGGTGAGGCCGCTGGGCGCCGGGCCAGACGCCGAGGCACAGCTGCGGAGGCTGCAGCTGAGCGCGGACCCTGAGCGGCCTGGGCGCTTCCGGCTGGAGCTGCTGGGCGCGGGACCTGGGGCG GTTAATTTGGAGTGGCCCCTGGAGTCAGTTTCCTACACCATCCGAGGCCCCACCCAGCACGAGCTACAGCCTCCACCAGGAGGGCCTGGAACCCTCAGCCTGCACTTCCTCAACCCTCAGGAAGCTCAGCGGTGGGCAGTCCTAGTCCGAGGTGCCACCGTGGAAGGACAGAATG GCAGCAAGAGCAACTCACCACCAGCCTTGGGCCCAGAAGCATGCCCTGTCTCCCTGCCCAGTCCCCCGGAAGCCTCCACACTCAAGGGCCCTCCACCTGAGGCAGATCTTCCTAGGAGCCCTGGAAACTTGACGGAGAGAG AAGAGCTGGCAGGGAGCCTGGCCCGGGCTATTGCAGGTGGAGACGAGAAGGGGGCAGCCCAAGTGGCAGCCGTCCTGGCCCAGCATCGTGTGGCCCTGAGTGTTCAGCTTCAGGAGGCCTGCTTCCCACCTGGCCCCATCAG GCTGCAGGTCACACTTGAAGACGCTGCCTCTGCCGCATCCGCCGCGTCCTCTGCACACGTTGCCCTGCAGGTCCACCCCCACTGCACTGTTGCAGCTCTCCAGGAGCAG GTGTTCTCAGAGCTCGGTTTCCCGCCAGCCGTGCAACGCTGGGTCATCGGACGGTGCCTGTGTGTGCCTGAGCGCAGCCTTGCCTCTTACGGGGTTCGGCAGGATGGGGACCCTGCTTTCCTCTACTTGCTGTCAGCTCCTCGAGAAGCCCCAG CCCAGCTGGTCCTGTCCTTCCTGCACCTTCATCAATGCCCCAGACCGCCCTGGCTGTGA
- the MAF1 gene encoding repressor of RNA polymerase III transcription MAF1 homolog has product MKLLENSSFEAINSQLTVETGDAHIIGRIESYSCKMAGDDKHMFKQFCQEGQPHVLEALSPPQTSGLSPSRLSKSQGGEEEGPLSDKCSRKTLFYLIATLNESFRPDYDFSTARSHEFSREPSLSWVVNAVNCSLFSAVREDFKDLKPQLWNAVDEEICLAECDIYSYNPDLDSDPFGEDGSLWSFNYFFYNKRLKRIVFFSCRSISGSTYTPSEAGNELDMELGEEEVEEESRSGGSGAEETSTMEEDRVPVICI; this is encoded by the exons ATGAAGCTATTGGAGAACTCGAGCTTTGAAGCCATCAACTCACAGCTGACTGTGGAGACTGGAGATGCCCACATCATTGGCAG GATTGAGAGCTACTCATGTAAGATGGCAGGAGACGACAAACAcatgttcaagcagttctgccagGAGGGCCAGCCCCACGTGCTGGAGGCACTTTCTCCACCCCAGACTTCAGGACTGAGCCCCAGCAG ACTCAGCAAAAGCCAAGGCGGTGAGGAGGAGGGCCCCCTCAGTGACAAGTGCAGCCGCAAGACCCTCTTCTACCTGATTGCCACGCTCAATGAGTCCTTCAGGCCTGACTATGACTTCAGCACAGCCCGCAGCCATGAGTTCAGCCGGGAGCCCAGCCTTAGCTGG GTGGTGAATGCAGTCAACTGCAGTCTGTTCTCAGCTGTGCGGGAGGACTTCAAGGATCTGAAACCACAGCTGTGGAACGCGGTGGACGAGGAGATCTGCCTGGCTGAATGTGACATCTACAG CTATAACCCAGACTTGGACTCAGATCCCTTCGGGGAGGATGGTAGCCTCTGGTCCTTCAACTACTTCTTCTACAACAAGCGGCTCAAGCGAATCGTCTTCTTTAGCTGCCGTTCCATCAG TGGCTCCACCTACACACCCTCAGAGGCAGGCAACGAGCTGGACatggagctgggggaggaggaggtggaggaagaaaGCAGAAGCGGGGGCAGTGGGGCCGAGGAGACCAGCACCATGGAGGAGGACAG GGTCCCAGTGATCTGTATTTGA